The following are from one region of the Flexistipes sp. genome:
- a CDS encoding solute symporter family protein yields MNGLENTSLGEPNAIAILFFALVVLGTLVITYFAAKKTKSTSEYYAAGRSITGFQNGLALSGDYMSAASFLGISGIVALQGYDGFIYAVGYLVGWPALMFLIAEPLRNLGKFTFTDVVAFRLNKGPIRIAASIGGLLVVLFYTIAQMVGSGKLVELMFGMPYEMAEIIVGFVMLLYVLFGGMLATTWVQIIKACLLLFGVTLLTILTLAQFNFNPGIIFSEVQSMYGEQMLTPGGLVTGGLDAFSLGLALMFGLLGLPHILMRFYTVPDAKEARKSVSWATTFIGYFYLIIPIVGFGAAVLVKKSVIASVDKGGNMAAPLLSELLGGTPFLGFIAAVAFATILAVVAGLTLAAASALSHDIYVNVIKKGDATEAEQVKSARIATIIFGVVAVGLGILFKGQNVAFLVGLAFAIAASANFPSLLLSILWRRFSTQGAVWSIIAGGLTATILIILSPTVWVSILGYEEAIFPLKNPAVVSMTVAFTTAIVVSLLTPEEKAQTMFDEEKARTYLGVGAE; encoded by the coding sequence ATGAATGGACTTGAAAATACTTCATTGGGCGAGCCCAATGCTATTGCGATATTGTTTTTTGCTTTGGTAGTACTTGGAACTTTGGTTATTACTTACTTTGCAGCAAAGAAAACGAAAAGTACCAGTGAGTACTATGCTGCCGGGAGAAGTATCACAGGTTTTCAAAATGGTTTGGCCTTATCCGGCGATTATATGTCGGCGGCGTCTTTTTTGGGTATTTCCGGTATAGTTGCTTTACAGGGGTATGATGGTTTTATATATGCTGTCGGTTATCTTGTCGGCTGGCCTGCACTTATGTTTCTTATTGCTGAACCGCTCAGAAATCTCGGTAAATTTACTTTTACCGATGTGGTTGCTTTCAGACTCAATAAAGGACCTATAAGGATTGCAGCATCTATAGGCGGACTGCTGGTTGTATTGTTCTACACGATTGCACAGATGGTTGGATCCGGTAAACTTGTTGAATTGATGTTCGGTATGCCTTATGAAATGGCTGAAATAATTGTGGGCTTTGTAATGCTTCTTTATGTTCTGTTCGGGGGAATGCTTGCAACCACATGGGTTCAGATTATTAAAGCATGTTTGCTGCTGTTTGGTGTTACTCTTCTTACAATTCTAACTCTTGCACAGTTTAACTTTAATCCCGGTATTATTTTCAGTGAAGTTCAGAGTATGTACGGTGAGCAGATGCTTACACCGGGCGGACTGGTAACAGGAGGGCTGGACGCATTTTCTCTGGGACTTGCTCTTATGTTCGGACTTTTGGGTCTGCCTCACATTCTTATGAGATTTTATACTGTTCCGGATGCAAAAGAAGCAAGGAAATCTGTTTCATGGGCCACAACTTTTATCGGGTATTTTTATCTGATAATACCCATTGTCGGTTTCGGTGCGGCTGTATTAGTTAAAAAGAGTGTTATTGCAAGTGTGGACAAAGGCGGTAATATGGCGGCTCCGCTGCTTTCAGAACTTTTGGGCGGTACACCTTTCTTAGGTTTTATTGCGGCTGTAGCTTTCGCCACGATTCTGGCGGTTGTTGCAGGACTCACACTCGCCGCAGCATCAGCACTTTCACACGATATATATGTGAATGTAATTAAAAAAGGAGATGCGACAGAAGCTGAACAGGTGAAATCGGCACGTATTGCTACAATTATTTTCGGTGTTGTAGCTGTGGGGCTCGGAATTCTTTTTAAGGGTCAGAATGTCGCTTTTCTTGTGGGCCTTGCATTTGCAATTGCGGCAAGTGCCAACTTTCCGTCCTTACTTCTTTCCATCCTTTGGAGAAGGTTTTCCACCCAGGGCGCTGTCTGGTCTATTATTGCCGGCGGTTTAACGGCTACAATTCTTATTATACTCAGTCCGACAGTGTGGGTTTCGATTTTAGGATACGAGGAAGCTATTTTTCCTCTTAAAAATCCGGCAGTTGTTTCCATGACAGTTGCATTTACCACTGCTATTGTTGTTTCGTTGCTGACTCCTGAAGAGAAAGCACAGACAATGTTTGACGAGGAAAAAGCCAGAACCTACCTTGGAGTGGGAGCTGAATAA
- a CDS encoding secondary thiamine-phosphate synthase enzyme YjbQ translates to MKITATDTFSIQMESGFSVADITGKISDFVEKCGFMEGTVNVFAKGSTASVTTTEYEPGTVKDLRQLFHQLAPEGKNYEHHKTWNDGNGHSHLQASILGPSITLPVQNGKILTGTWQQIILINHDIRVRKRTVVLTALGSFY, encoded by the coding sequence GTGAAAATCACAGCTACTGATACATTTTCCATACAGATGGAGTCAGGCTTTTCAGTTGCAGATATTACCGGTAAAATTAGTGATTTTGTAGAAAAATGCGGTTTTATGGAAGGAACAGTTAACGTATTTGCAAAAGGCTCCACAGCCTCAGTCACCACAACAGAATACGAACCCGGAACAGTGAAAGATCTAAGGCAACTTTTTCATCAACTTGCTCCTGAAGGTAAAAATTACGAACATCACAAAACATGGAATGACGGTAACGGCCACAGCCACCTCCAGGCATCAATACTGGGGCCATCAATCACCTTGCCTGTACAAAATGGTAAAATTCTTACAGGAACCTGGCAGCAAATCATACTGATTAATCATGATATCCGGGTTAGAAAAAGAACTGTTGTCTTGACAGCATTAGGCAGTTTTTATTAA
- a CDS encoding integrase domain-containing protein, whose protein sequence is MSKIKRNFIGEKDLSRKAASFRLAMQVVKSGNEETIQKSAQSIRMLANFAKEEYGLKNISRLDSLQMADFAHRLLEKRENGEISAGHTTNIISSLNTVFTHYYRDDLKISAKEYGLNRGHRFNNIDKSVSADIHNKFSDFLTKSYINHGDARYEALRLQVELQRGIGLRFKESALFSGKELQRNGNLNIRKGTKGGQLRRVQSTEKQRELVREVKDFRKESNLKTSLIPDGMSFKEWRHFAYNTVKEFNKEIGLKYNFHGERHHYAQSRYKELTGYEPPVKSNGETFIDKEKDYQIRLIISEELGHHRVDITNFYIGGDNEC, encoded by the coding sequence ATGTCAAAAATAAAGCGTAATTTTATCGGGGAAAAAGATTTATCTCGAAAAGCAGCAAGCTTCCGCCTTGCCATGCAGGTTGTAAAGTCGGGCAACGAAGAAACAATACAGAAATCTGCCCAATCTATCCGAATGCTGGCTAATTTCGCCAAAGAAGAATATGGTCTGAAAAATATATCCCGCCTTGATTCGTTGCAAATGGCCGATTTTGCACACAGGCTATTAGAAAAACGGGAAAATGGTGAAATATCAGCCGGGCACACTACAAATATTATATCTTCACTTAATACAGTCTTTACTCATTATTATCGTGATGATCTTAAGATTTCAGCAAAAGAATACGGTCTGAACCGGGGTCATCGTTTTAACAATATTGATAAAAGTGTGTCAGCAGATATACACAATAAATTCTCGGACTTTCTTACAAAGAGTTATATTAATCACGGTGACGCCCGTTATGAAGCCCTCAGACTGCAAGTTGAGTTACAGAGGGGGATCGGGTTACGATTTAAAGAGTCGGCCTTATTTTCAGGCAAAGAACTGCAAAGAAATGGTAATTTAAATATAAGAAAGGGCACAAAAGGAGGCCAGCTTCGAAGAGTGCAGTCCACAGAAAAACAGAGGGAACTGGTACGTGAGGTAAAAGATTTTCGTAAAGAATCCAATCTAAAGACATCATTAATACCTGACGGCATGAGTTTCAAGGAATGGCGACACTTTGCTTACAACACGGTCAAGGAATTCAATAAAGAGATCGGGCTTAAATACAATTTTCACGGTGAAAGACATCATTATGCACAATCCAGATATAAAGAACTGACAGGATACGAACCGCCGGTTAAAAGCAACGGAGAAACTTTTATTGATAAAGAAAAGGATTATCAGATACGTCTTATTATAAGTGAGGAATTAGGTCATCATCGTGTTGACATTACCAATTTTTATATAGGGGGCGATAATGAGTGTTAA
- the pdxA gene encoding 4-hydroxythreonine-4-phosphate dehydrogenase PdxA: MNKSRIVITMGDPAGIGPEITAKLLNHTWITDNYHITISGNRHLLLKWIKKIPSNIDILEEDKFSGFNFPTGVTDKSAGEASILYIKNAVELIQNGEADALCTCPINKKSIQMAGYDYKGHTDFLAELTNSPDYSMMLMCEYMKVVLATTHIPLREVPDKIKPDKLLKTIINTHNAGRLFGTPEPKIALSGLNPHSGDEGVIGFEEQEIIAPVIGEAENLGINIEGPFAADSLFTEKNLNRYDFFIAMYHDQGLIPLKMKCFSEAVNVTLNLPITRTSVDHGTAYDIAGKSIASENSLIQAVKTADKMVKNAKANKNIQG; the protein is encoded by the coding sequence ATGAACAAATCGAGAATTGTTATAACAATGGGAGACCCTGCAGGTATTGGCCCTGAAATAACGGCAAAACTGCTAAACCATACCTGGATAACGGATAATTATCATATAACAATATCCGGTAACAGACATTTGCTGCTAAAGTGGATAAAAAAGATACCGTCAAACATAGATATATTAGAAGAGGATAAATTTTCCGGTTTTAACTTTCCCACGGGTGTCACGGATAAATCCGCAGGTGAAGCCTCTATTCTATACATAAAAAATGCTGTCGAACTGATACAGAATGGCGAGGCAGACGCTTTGTGCACCTGCCCTATAAATAAAAAATCCATTCAGATGGCAGGTTATGATTACAAAGGTCACACCGATTTCCTGGCCGAATTAACAAACAGTCCCGATTATTCGATGATGCTGATGTGTGAGTATATGAAGGTGGTACTGGCAACTACTCACATTCCCCTAAGAGAAGTGCCCGACAAAATAAAGCCGGATAAACTTCTGAAAACTATAATAAATACGCACAATGCCGGCAGACTGTTCGGTACTCCGGAGCCAAAGATTGCCCTGTCGGGGCTGAACCCTCACAGCGGAGATGAAGGTGTAATAGGTTTTGAGGAGCAGGAAATCATTGCCCCTGTAATCGGAGAAGCTGAAAATTTGGGAATTAATATTGAGGGCCCCTTTGCGGCGGACAGTCTTTTTACTGAGAAAAATCTGAACAGATATGACTTTTTCATTGCAATGTACCATGATCAGGGGCTGATACCGCTGAAAATGAAATGTTTTTCAGAGGCCGTCAATGTTACACTGAACCTTCCTATAACAAGAACCAGTGTGGATCACGGTACAGCTTACGACATTGCGGGAAAAAGTATTGCAAGCGAAAACAGCCTTATTCAGGCGGTAAAAACAGCTGACAAAATGGTGAAAAATGCTAAAGCTAACAAAAATATTCAGGGATGA
- a CDS encoding helix-turn-helix domain-containing protein, giving the protein MKNTCIYSEKSGKKEDELFENSIGGTQGSGSADFSSAQRYYAETVVNGRRTLADVTEEILKLQLIIKQYERRFNDDNDELLTTGEAAKFFKVHQQHLRNLKSQGKLGEGKHYIRVGRKLLFRKNALLQHFGLQV; this is encoded by the coding sequence ATGAAAAACACTTGCATTTATTCAGAGAAATCCGGTAAGAAAGAAGATGAGTTGTTTGAAAACTCAATAGGTGGCACGCAGGGATCAGGAAGTGCTGATTTCAGTTCAGCACAAAGGTATTATGCGGAAACAGTAGTTAACGGCAGAAGAACATTAGCAGACGTTACCGAAGAGATTCTGAAACTGCAACTGATTATCAAACAGTATGAAAGAAGATTTAATGACGACAATGACGAATTACTTACTACAGGTGAAGCTGCAAAATTCTTCAAAGTACACCAGCAGCATCTCAGAAATCTCAAATCCCAAGGCAAACTGGGAGAAGGCAAACATTACATAAGAGTTGGCCGAAAACTGTTATTCCGCAAAAATGCCCTACTCCAACATTTTGGCCTTCAGGTGTAG
- a CDS encoding phage integrase SAM-like domain-containing protein: MSVNKLFEEFCRKHRITGSNSNMKQVNRLIRHFLEFMQDNYPDIKHLDKINYDHKNAYYNHLKNECWKGSISKSYLKDNFYAVNKLFKAICKTELVYDVPKIMQSVDGNKKITVTKEEYNNIKIWRRKYGKILPPT; encoded by the coding sequence ATGAGTGTTAATAAACTTTTTGAAGAATTTTGCAGGAAACACAGAATAACTGGTTCGAACTCAAATATGAAACAAGTAAACCGACTAATAAGACATTTTTTAGAATTCATGCAGGACAATTATCCTGACATAAAACATTTGGATAAAATAAACTATGACCACAAAAATGCTTATTATAACCACCTTAAGAATGAATGCTGGAAGGGAAGTATCTCAAAGTCTTACCTGAAAGATAATTTCTACGCGGTCAATAAACTATTTAAAGCTATCTGTAAGACTGAACTTGTTTATGATGTGCCAAAAATAATGCAATCAGTAGACGGAAATAAAAAAATAACTGTTACAAAAGAAGAATATAATAATATTAAAATCTGGAGAAGAAAATACGGTAAAATTTTACCCCCAACATAG
- a CDS encoding 3'-5' exonuclease yields the protein MNASIHNAPLSELEFTVFDTETTGLSPYKGAKLVEIGAVKVRKGLNLDLSSTFTRLINPKIRIPYSAYKIHKISNEKVIHAPDISEVLPEFAEFTENSVVVAHNAKFDFKFIDYFMKEHNMQCSIVNILDTLSLTRLLFPEIGRYNLDRLIDYFSLHELTEEAVKGLHTENMFGNDEHYRHRALYDAINTAFIFIRCVEKIKRLGLPEKLHSLTR from the coding sequence ATGAACGCATCTATACATAACGCCCCTCTCTCTGAGCTTGAATTTACCGTCTTCGATACGGAAACCACCGGCCTGAGCCCTTACAAAGGAGCAAAACTTGTTGAAATCGGGGCAGTAAAAGTAAGAAAAGGTCTTAACCTCGATCTGAGCAGTACATTTACCCGGCTTATCAACCCTAAAATAAGGATACCTTACAGCGCCTACAAAATTCACAAAATAAGCAATGAAAAGGTTATTCATGCTCCTGATATCAGTGAAGTTCTGCCAGAATTTGCAGAATTTACTGAAAACTCAGTCGTGGTTGCACACAATGCAAAATTTGACTTCAAATTCATAGACTATTTTATGAAAGAACATAACATGCAGTGCAGTATAGTGAATATTCTCGATACACTCTCTTTAACAAGACTACTCTTTCCTGAAATCGGCAGGTATAATTTAGACAGGCTTATAGATTATTTCAGCCTCCACGAGCTTACTGAAGAAGCAGTAAAAGGACTCCACACAGAGAATATGTTTGGCAATGACGAACATTACAGACACAGGGCGCTGTATGATGCCATAAACACAGCCTTTATTTTTATCAGATGTGTGGAAAAAATTAAAAGATTGGGGCTGCCCGAAAAACTTCATTCGCTAACCAGATAA
- a CDS encoding very short patch repair endonuclease, with protein sequence MKGVDRLDKISKEKRSENMKKIKSKNTEPELLARKALWKMGYRYRLHYKELPGNPDIVLTKQKTAIFVHGCFWHRHEGCINASRPKSNSEYWENKIKSNLDRDKRNQSLLREMGWRVLVVWECQLKKDIDFNISFLERLLNE encoded by the coding sequence ATGAAGGGTGTGGATAGATTGGATAAGATATCTAAAGAGAAAAGAAGTGAAAACATGAAGAAAATAAAGTCAAAGAACACTGAACCAGAACTTCTCGCAAGAAAGGCATTATGGAAAATGGGATACAGATACCGCCTTCATTATAAAGAATTACCAGGAAATCCTGATATTGTTTTAACTAAACAAAAGACCGCAATATTTGTGCATGGATGTTTTTGGCATAGGCATGAAGGATGTATAAATGCATCAAGACCGAAATCTAATTCTGAATATTGGGAAAATAAAATAAAATCAAACTTAGATAGAGATAAAAGAAATCAGTCACTTCTTAGAGAAATGGGCTGGAGAGTGCTTGTTGTCTGGGAGTGTCAACTGAAAAAAGATATAGATTTTAACATTTCTTTTTTAGAGAGATTGTTAAATGAATAA
- a CDS encoding tyrosine-type recombinase/integrase, producing the protein MGLFVRGKTIWYRFNYKERQVRESTGLENTKENIEEARFDFKRLKRQLREDTFDYLKWFPDSPNLEKLGIQKEVPEEEVPRIKFSELAEEWYKRQKKLRLKNTTLKGYKSSMKYAVEFFGDMYVHKIKRIDVEDYIIHLMDKELNNKTINNKLIAVRRILELAYDREYIEENPSKRVKNLRVEKSEIEPFTAEEVSLILNYAYKHYHRFYAFYAVLFMTGMRMGEVLAMKWQNVDFNRGTYHVRERMTSGDLDTVKTVGSKRHVVLTDEVLQALKVHKKYSFMKSDFVFINQYGKPYDSSTAIREYAWEPMLKRLGLEYRIMYQARHTYAVLSLLADDNINFICSQLGHASFEMLFRVYGRFIKNNQAKPNISSLISLDHGNQNSTKIAQ; encoded by the coding sequence ATGGGTCTATTTGTACGCGGCAAAACAATATGGTACCGATTTAACTATAAAGAGAGACAGGTCAGGGAATCAACGGGTTTGGAGAATACAAAAGAAAACATTGAAGAAGCCAGATTTGACTTTAAAAGACTGAAAAGACAGTTAAGAGAAGACACGTTTGACTATCTGAAGTGGTTTCCTGATTCACCGAATCTGGAGAAATTAGGTATCCAGAAAGAAGTGCCTGAAGAAGAGGTACCGAGGATAAAGTTCTCTGAACTTGCCGAAGAATGGTACAAAAGGCAGAAGAAATTAAGACTGAAAAATACAACTTTGAAGGGCTATAAGAGTTCCATGAAATATGCTGTTGAATTTTTCGGTGATATGTATGTTCATAAGATTAAGCGTATTGATGTTGAAGACTACATTATCCACCTGATGGACAAGGAACTCAATAACAAAACCATAAACAATAAACTTATAGCGGTTAGACGCATACTTGAACTGGCTTATGATAGGGAATACATAGAAGAAAATCCTTCAAAAAGGGTAAAAAATCTTCGAGTGGAAAAATCGGAAATAGAACCGTTCACAGCCGAAGAAGTATCCTTGATACTAAACTATGCTTACAAACACTATCACCGCTTTTATGCTTTTTACGCCGTACTTTTCATGACAGGTATGCGGATGGGCGAAGTCCTCGCCATGAAATGGCAGAACGTGGATTTTAACAGAGGGACTTATCATGTGAGAGAACGGATGACAAGCGGCGATCTGGACACGGTAAAAACAGTCGGTTCAAAGCGCCATGTGGTATTGACGGATGAAGTTTTGCAGGCATTAAAAGTACACAAAAAATATTCTTTCATGAAAAGTGATTTCGTATTTATTAATCAGTACGGAAAACCTTATGACAGTTCAACAGCAATAAGAGAATACGCTTGGGAACCAATGCTGAAAAGGCTTGGGCTGGAATACCGAATAATGTATCAGGCAAGACACACATATGCCGTTCTAAGCTTGCTTGCTGATGATAATATCAATTTTATCTGCAGTCAATTAGGACATGCAAGCTTCGAAATGTTATTCAGAGTATACGGCAGATTTATAAAAAATAACCAGGCAAAACCAAACATAAGTTCACTGATTAGCCTTGATCACGGAAACCAAAATAGCACAAAAATAGCACAATGA
- the rsmA gene encoding 16S rRNA (adenine(1518)-N(6)/adenine(1519)-N(6))-dimethyltransferase RsmA, which translates to MLKLTKIFRDEFGHTDKNFGQHFLVNDHYLNEIVESLEISDEKNIVEIGPGCGALTLKFLEKGAHVTAVEIDKKLVDFLERYLFFYDNLEIIHDDFLNIDKYQLPPRFSFAGNLPYNLSTKILMKTTAFHERIDKMVFMFQKEVASRINAVPNTKDYSWISVISRYFFDIKKIRNIGGGNFWPKTKVNSTVLVFTPRKRYFQDSNREKKFLEMVKKSFVTKRKTLKNNLKNDITDIENILEELFANKSIRAEQISLEGFIKLYERIYT; encoded by the coding sequence ATGCTAAAGCTAACAAAAATATTCAGGGATGAATTCGGACACACAGACAAAAACTTCGGCCAGCATTTTCTGGTGAATGACCACTATTTAAACGAAATAGTCGAATCTCTCGAGATAAGTGATGAAAAAAATATTGTGGAAATAGGCCCTGGATGCGGTGCATTAACTTTGAAATTTCTTGAAAAGGGAGCACATGTTACGGCTGTGGAAATAGATAAAAAGCTTGTGGATTTTCTTGAACGCTACCTTTTTTTCTACGACAACCTTGAAATTATCCATGACGATTTTCTCAATATTGACAAATACCAGCTCCCGCCGCGATTCTCTTTTGCCGGTAATCTGCCCTACAATCTTTCCACAAAAATTCTCATGAAAACTACCGCTTTTCACGAACGGATTGATAAAATGGTATTTATGTTTCAAAAAGAGGTTGCCTCAAGAATTAATGCCGTTCCCAACACGAAAGATTATTCATGGATTTCCGTAATATCACGGTATTTTTTCGACATAAAAAAAATCAGAAACATCGGCGGCGGAAATTTCTGGCCGAAAACCAAAGTGAACTCAACCGTTTTAGTCTTCACACCAAGAAAGAGATATTTTCAGGACAGTAACAGAGAGAAGAAATTTCTTGAGATGGTAAAAAAATCGTTCGTCACCAAAAGAAAGACTTTAAAAAACAATCTGAAGAATGATATAACTGATATAGAAAATATTCTTGAGGAACTTTTTGCCAACAAGTCAATAAGAGCCGAACAAATAAGTCTCGAGGGTTTTATAAAACTTTATGAACGCATCTATACATAA
- a CDS encoding DUF485 domain-containing protein produces the protein MNLKETVNSEKFKKIVALRWGISIAMLIILFVLYYGYVLTIAWNPEFMAKKIGENYNVGIVSGVVVIVGAWLMTVIYVSWANSKYDKVVEELKQDID, from the coding sequence ATGAATCTGAAAGAAACAGTTAATTCAGAAAAGTTTAAGAAGATTGTTGCCCTGAGATGGGGTATAAGCATTGCGATGCTTATTATTCTGTTTGTTTTATATTACGGTTATGTTTTAACGATTGCATGGAATCCTGAATTTATGGCTAAGAAAATAGGTGAAAATTATAATGTCGGCATTGTTTCCGGAGTTGTAGTGATAGTCGGTGCTTGGTTGATGACTGTTATATACGTAAGCTGGGCTAATTCCAAATACGATAAGGTGGTGGAAGAGCTCAAGCAGGATATTGACTAA
- a CDS encoding putative nucleotidyltransferase substrate binding domain-containing protein translates to MKSNITINVSKLINILSENFLFESVDNNMLEETLRSISLVDIEKDEILFKKGETYHKGVYFILTGEIDYITGRDKLATLREGDIVGLTTFLGKSTYSVTSTAGENAELIYFPEITIYNLLSHSAEFRKKFYRMVSGRLQLLQGESSFSTPSFSYKPVANYMTSPVISINTEKTLLDASRIMSENRIGSIIVTGENNEFAGLITSKYIVHEILPRMKEMSIQSPVRNFLENNPITVPKEYPLVEVLAELQSKNKDYAVITEKDKAKGIISNKDILKILYRNIHIYNLHIEQASTKEELKNIFRELGSVAAHLLENTRQSSEILPVLSNLHLSIQNKIYKITVEEYRSIAGKDVTEITQSVIIMGSGARKEMFLDPDQDNGFIFEDNITEKDKTALMEFGEHFVNNLAYVGYKKCPGNIMVTNPDMSKTLSEWKNSITDIFNNPGKTGFLTSSIIFDMDCFCGSEQMVWELKNLILKLIAEKPIFLIQLLEKDSNQKIPLSIFGKFQVEKEGEHADQFNLKMSALTFIVDVTRIFALSKQLNDLNTVERLKHLRRKNILSEETVQNVLSAYETVVDILMNEQINKSKRNYSPDKYVNPYKLSLLNQNKLKEAFNTISKYLSTGIKYYKGHP, encoded by the coding sequence ATGAAATCTAACATCACGATTAACGTATCAAAACTGATTAACATTTTATCGGAAAATTTTCTTTTTGAATCTGTGGATAATAATATGCTGGAAGAAACACTCAGAAGCATAAGCCTTGTTGATATAGAAAAAGACGAAATTCTTTTTAAAAAAGGGGAAACATACCATAAAGGGGTTTATTTTATCCTGACCGGCGAGATAGACTACATTACCGGCCGTGACAAGCTGGCAACCCTGAGAGAAGGTGATATAGTGGGACTGACCACTTTTCTGGGCAAATCCACATACAGTGTGACATCTACAGCCGGTGAAAATGCCGAGCTTATCTATTTTCCTGAAATCACTATTTATAATCTTCTTTCGCATTCTGCAGAATTCAGAAAAAAGTTTTATAGAATGGTTTCAGGCAGGCTGCAGCTTCTACAGGGGGAAAGCAGTTTTTCAACACCTTCTTTCAGTTATAAACCTGTTGCCAACTACATGACATCACCGGTTATATCAATAAACACTGAAAAGACCCTTTTGGATGCAAGCAGAATAATGTCAGAAAACAGAATCGGCAGCATAATAGTTACAGGAGAAAACAATGAGTTTGCAGGATTAATTACGTCCAAATATATAGTTCACGAAATACTCCCCCGAATGAAAGAGATGTCCATACAGTCGCCTGTGAGAAATTTTCTTGAAAACAACCCTATCACGGTACCGAAAGAATACCCTCTGGTGGAAGTACTGGCGGAATTGCAGTCAAAAAACAAAGATTATGCTGTTATTACGGAAAAAGATAAGGCAAAAGGAATTATTTCAAACAAAGATATCCTGAAAATCCTCTACAGAAATATACACATATACAACCTTCACATCGAGCAGGCATCAACAAAGGAAGAATTAAAAAATATATTCAGAGAGCTGGGAAGTGTTGCTGCTCATCTTTTGGAAAACACAAGGCAGAGCAGCGAAATACTTCCCGTTTTATCCAATCTGCACCTGTCTATTCAAAATAAAATATACAAAATAACGGTGGAGGAATACCGCAGTATTGCCGGCAAAGATGTTACAGAAATCACACAATCGGTTATCATAATGGGAAGCGGAGCGAGAAAAGAAATGTTTCTCGATCCTGATCAGGACAACGGTTTTATTTTTGAAGACAATATAACTGAAAAAGATAAAACAGCACTTATGGAATTCGGAGAACATTTTGTAAACAATCTTGCCTATGTGGGCTACAAGAAGTGCCCGGGGAATATTATGGTGACCAATCCCGATATGTCTAAAACACTTTCCGAATGGAAAAACAGTATTACGGATATTTTCAACAATCCCGGCAAAACGGGCTTTCTGACATCTTCCATAATTTTTGACATGGACTGCTTCTGCGGCAGTGAACAGATGGTATGGGAACTTAAAAATCTAATTTTAAAACTTATTGCGGAGAAACCCATTTTTCTTATTCAGCTTCTGGAAAAGGATTCCAATCAGAAAATTCCGCTTTCGATTTTCGGCAAATTTCAGGTTGAGAAAGAAGGTGAGCATGCCGACCAGTTTAATTTAAAAATGTCCGCACTGACATTTATTGTTGATGTCACAAGAATATTCGCTTTAAGCAAACAGCTGAATGACCTGAATACCGTCGAAAGACTTAAGCATTTGCGAAGAAAAAATATACTTTCCGAAGAAACCGTGCAGAATGTACTATCGGCTTATGAAACAGTGGTGGATATTTTAATGAACGAACAAATCAACAAGAGTAAAAGAAACTACTCTCCTGACAAATATGTGAACCCTTACAAACTTTCCCTCCTCAATCAGAATAAGCTGAAAGAAGCTTTCAACACAATTTCAAAATATCTGAGCACCGGCATCAAGTATTACAAAGGACATCCGTAA